The Amblyraja radiata isolate CabotCenter1 chromosome 1, sAmbRad1.1.pri, whole genome shotgun sequence genome contains a region encoding:
- the LOC116982712 gene encoding 60S ribosomal protein L35-like, whose amino-acid sequence MAKIKARDLRGKKKEELLKQLDDLKVELYQLRVAKVTGGAASKLSKIRVVRKSIARVLTVINQTQKENLRKFYKGKKYKPLDLRTKRTRAMRQRLNKNEESLKTKKLQRKERLYPMRKYAVKA is encoded by the coding sequence ATGGCAAAGATCAAGGCACGAGATCTGCGAGGCAAAAAGAAGGAGGAGCTCCTCAAGCAGTTGGATGATCTCAAGGTGGAACTGTACCAGCTCCGTGTTGCCAAGGTAACAGGAGGAGCTGCGTCAAAGCTTTCCAAGATCCGTGTCGTGCGCAAGTCCATTGCCAGAGTCCTTACCGTCATTAATCAGACACAGAAGGAGAACTTGAGAAAATTCTACAAAGGCAAGAAGTACAAGCCGTTGGATCTGCGGACCAAGAGGACCCGAGCCATGCGCCAGCGACTAAATAAGAACGAGGAGAGTTTGAAGACAAAGAAACTGCAGAGGAAAGAGCGTCTGTACCCCATGCGCAAATACGCTGTGAAAGCTTAA